The proteins below come from a single Bryobacter aggregatus MPL3 genomic window:
- a CDS encoding MFS transporter yields MAVTIPQLLARNRNYRLLWAGQIVSDIGDHFNNIAVFALAIRQEHGGLLVGGILIARAIPMLVAGPLAGVTLDRYDRRKVMIMSDLVRAVVSLGFIFALAQGSNTPLFILSAILMFASPFFTSGRNSILPVVAGGQELQAANALTQTTAWATTGVGAFLGGTSVAALGYEWAFILNAISFLGSAACLMAFRTRPGEFLPPLAHTKRDFHPHREFLEGLRYMRSEPLLLAIALIGVGWATGGGAAQILFSVFGERVFHRGAAGIGIIWGAAGCGLVVGGILANWLNKRLQFEGYKRTVSIAYIFHGALYVAFALESNFALALLFIGMSRAAGAMSSVVNYAKILQYASDQYRGRVFATMETMTWSTMMVSLFVAGIATESVNPRTIAAVAGVLSGTTGIVWAWANWRGKLRLPENRN; encoded by the coding sequence ATGGCGGTCACCATCCCGCAATTGCTGGCGCGCAATCGGAATTATCGTCTCCTTTGGGCGGGCCAGATTGTCAGCGATATCGGGGATCACTTCAACAACATCGCCGTCTTTGCGCTGGCAATCCGTCAGGAGCACGGCGGGCTTCTTGTCGGTGGCATTCTGATCGCGCGAGCCATTCCGATGCTCGTGGCAGGCCCCTTGGCCGGTGTGACGCTGGATCGCTACGATCGACGGAAAGTCATGATCATGAGCGACCTGGTGCGGGCGGTTGTCTCGCTTGGTTTCATTTTTGCTCTGGCCCAGGGCTCAAACACCCCATTGTTTATCCTGAGTGCGATCCTGATGTTCGCGAGCCCTTTCTTTACGAGTGGCCGCAATTCGATCCTTCCTGTGGTTGCAGGCGGCCAGGAGCTGCAAGCGGCAAACGCTCTCACTCAGACGACTGCTTGGGCGACTACTGGCGTGGGAGCTTTCCTGGGAGGAACTTCCGTCGCCGCTCTGGGCTACGAATGGGCATTTATCTTGAATGCGATCAGCTTTCTGGGGAGTGCCGCCTGCCTGATGGCCTTCCGTACCCGGCCCGGCGAGTTCCTACCCCCCTTGGCGCACACTAAGCGGGACTTCCATCCACATCGCGAATTTCTGGAAGGTCTCCGCTATATGCGGAGCGAGCCCCTGTTGCTGGCCATCGCCCTGATTGGCGTGGGCTGGGCGACTGGCGGCGGAGCGGCACAAATCCTGTTCAGCGTCTTTGGCGAGCGTGTTTTCCATCGCGGCGCAGCGGGCATCGGCATCATCTGGGGGGCGGCTGGTTGTGGTCTGGTGGTTGGCGGGATTCTCGCCAATTGGCTCAACAAGCGTCTCCAGTTTGAAGGCTATAAACGGACCGTCAGTATCGCTTATATCTTCCATGGCGCACTTTACGTCGCGTTTGCACTGGAGAGCAATTTTGCGCTGGCCCTTCTCTTTATTGGAATGTCGCGCGCTGCTGGGGCAATGTCGAGCGTGGTCAACTATGCAAAGATCCTCCAATATGCCAGCGATCAATATCGAGGCCGTGTTTTTGCCACCATGGAGACCATGACCTGGTCCACCATGATGGTGAGTCTCTTTGTTGCTGGGATTGCGACGGAGAGCGTCAATCCGCGCACCATCGCGGCCGTGGCCGGGGTGCTGAGCGGAACGACGGGCATCGTTTGGGCCTGGGCCAACTGGAGAGGCAAACTGCGTCTGCCTGAGAATAGGAATTAA
- a CDS encoding ABC transporter ATP-binding protein produces the protein MEEKVQGKIYDTRQLRRLLPYAWPYRGAVLLSLILLTGQTLAQVGTPLLTKVAIDYYIVKKSVGFEGPLSFLNQWLPADVWNGLAFISALFAGLLLLRLVLEYGQQLAMQYTGQRIMFDIRRKLYAHLQRLDVQFFDRNPVGRIVTRVTSDVDQLNEFFSAALITILGDLMMIGFVLLAMFRMSWQMTLIMLGILPFVVLTTMVFRKQVSTDYRRQRVAMAKLNSFLQEHTSGMSVLQLFNREERAKADFEAINRENMDAWKSSIVAYGWFYPVVEFEGMIAMGAVLAWGGFQVRDGELTVGVLVAFFQFAMRFFGPIQDLSEKYNTVQSSMAASERVFGMLDEPLHITAPVDPQSPSGEASIEFENVGFAYKGEDWILNDLSFRVAPGETVAIVGHTGAGKTSITNLMLRFYDVQRGRVKVGGLDVRSLVPSELRSQFGVVLQDPFLFTGTLRDNIRLGDESIDDARIEDACRRVNLWGFIASRAAGLDMEVQERGTGLSTGQKQLVSFARALVREPRFLILDEATSSVDTETEQLIQRALDVMLQGRTAIVIAHRLSTIQKANRILVMHKGHLRESGTHQELLRLRGIYWRLYELQYKDQETPASQSI, from the coding sequence GTGGAAGAAAAGGTTCAGGGCAAGATTTACGATACGCGCCAACTGCGGCGCTTGCTGCCTTATGCATGGCCCTATCGCGGGGCCGTGCTGCTCAGCCTCATCCTGTTGACCGGCCAGACCCTTGCTCAGGTGGGCACGCCGCTTCTGACGAAAGTTGCGATCGATTATTACATCGTCAAGAAGTCCGTCGGCTTTGAAGGACCGCTGAGTTTTCTCAACCAATGGCTCCCGGCCGATGTCTGGAATGGACTCGCCTTCATCAGCGCCTTGTTCGCCGGCCTGTTGTTGCTCCGCCTGGTCCTCGAGTATGGCCAGCAACTCGCAATGCAGTACACCGGCCAGCGCATCATGTTCGACATCCGCCGGAAGCTCTACGCCCATCTCCAGCGCCTTGATGTCCAGTTTTTCGATCGCAATCCGGTTGGCCGCATTGTCACCCGGGTGACCAGCGACGTCGATCAGTTGAACGAGTTCTTTTCCGCCGCGCTGATCACGATTCTCGGCGACCTGATGATGATTGGTTTTGTTCTGCTGGCGATGTTCCGCATGAGCTGGCAGATGACTCTGATCATGCTCGGCATCCTGCCCTTTGTCGTCCTCACCACGATGGTTTTCCGCAAGCAGGTGAGTACCGATTACCGCCGCCAGCGCGTCGCAATGGCCAAGCTGAACTCCTTTCTCCAGGAACACACCAGTGGCATGAGCGTGTTGCAGCTCTTCAATCGGGAAGAGCGCGCGAAGGCTGATTTTGAAGCCATCAACCGGGAGAACATGGATGCCTGGAAGAGTTCGATTGTCGCTTACGGTTGGTTCTACCCGGTGGTCGAATTTGAAGGCATGATTGCCATGGGCGCTGTTTTGGCCTGGGGCGGCTTTCAGGTCCGCGATGGGGAACTGACGGTTGGAGTTCTGGTCGCCTTCTTCCAATTCGCGATGCGCTTCTTTGGTCCCATCCAGGACCTCAGTGAAAAATACAACACGGTGCAGAGTTCAATGGCCGCTAGTGAGCGGGTATTCGGCATGCTTGACGAGCCTCTGCACATCACGGCTCCTGTGGACCCGCAATCTCCCAGCGGCGAGGCCAGCATCGAATTCGAGAATGTCGGCTTTGCCTACAAAGGCGAAGACTGGATTCTCAACGATCTGAGCTTCCGTGTTGCTCCTGGAGAGACCGTCGCTATTGTCGGGCACACCGGCGCTGGCAAGACTTCTATTACCAATCTGATGCTGCGTTTCTATGACGTACAACGTGGCCGGGTGAAGGTGGGTGGTCTCGACGTACGTTCGCTGGTTCCGTCGGAGCTTCGCTCCCAGTTCGGTGTCGTCCTGCAGGATCCCTTTCTTTTTACTGGCACGCTCCGGGATAACATTCGCCTGGGCGACGAATCGATTGACGATGCGCGCATCGAGGATGCCTGCCGCCGGGTGAATCTCTGGGGCTTCATTGCCTCCCGCGCCGCCGGTCTCGATATGGAAGTCCAGGAGCGTGGCACCGGGCTGTCCACCGGGCAGAAACAACTGGTCAGTTTTGCGCGAGCCTTGGTCCGCGAGCCTCGCTTCCTCATTCTTGATGAGGCCACCTCGAGCGTCGACACAGAAACCGAACAACTGATCCAGCGTGCTCTCGACGTGATGCTCCAGGGCCGCACTGCGATTGTCATCGCTCACCGTCTCAGCACGATCCAGAAGGCGAATCGGATTCTGGTGATGCACAAGGGCCATCTCCGGGAAAGCGGAACGCACCAGGAGCTTCTGCGTCTGCGCGGAATCTATTGGCGGCTGTACGAGCTGCAGTACAAAGATCAGGAAACACCGGCTTCCCAAAGCATCTAG
- a CDS encoding glycosyltransferase — protein sequence MKVLHVLRQLNRGGIECWLERLLAAWPREHRPAFHLALEEQDFGSLAPRLQALGATLHYCPPPRQAARAASSLMGLLADHGPFSVMHCHNHHASVFNLGLAAQMGVPLRISQAHADFRSRQAGDSIARRCYLQAARIALRAIANGKLAVSAGAAADLFGAAATQAERLPCGIDFQPYFDSTAQPDSSRFTLIHVGRFVPEKNHSFLLDLTAALVAKEPETQLWLVGDGPLRSSLEEQASRLGIANRIHFWGSRGEVADLLKAADVFVFPSFSEGLGLAAIEAQAAGLPVVLASHLPAELDVFPQLCQRLALDVPLEQWVRSILNSRELKRIEDSCRLSKLSQSEFSIHANVHALRRIYAS from the coding sequence ATGAAAGTTCTCCACGTTCTCCGGCAATTGAACCGCGGTGGAATCGAATGCTGGCTCGAACGCCTCCTGGCCGCTTGGCCACGAGAGCACCGGCCTGCTTTTCATCTCGCGCTGGAGGAACAGGATTTCGGGTCTCTGGCGCCGCGGCTTCAGGCGCTTGGTGCCACCCTCCACTATTGCCCTCCGCCTCGCCAGGCTGCTCGTGCTGCGTCTTCCCTCATGGGGCTATTGGCCGATCACGGTCCATTCTCTGTGATGCATTGCCACAATCATCATGCCAGCGTATTCAATCTTGGATTGGCGGCTCAGATGGGAGTGCCTCTCCGCATCTCGCAAGCACACGCGGATTTCCGGTCGCGCCAGGCGGGTGATTCGATCGCCCGCCGCTGTTACCTGCAAGCTGCTCGTATCGCGCTGCGGGCCATTGCGAATGGGAAGCTTGCGGTGAGTGCAGGCGCGGCTGCCGATTTGTTCGGCGCTGCTGCCACCCAAGCCGAACGACTCCCTTGTGGAATTGATTTTCAACCTTACTTTGATTCCACGGCACAGCCCGACTCTTCCCGTTTCACTTTGATACACGTCGGACGTTTCGTTCCCGAAAAGAACCATTCCTTTCTCCTCGATCTGACGGCTGCACTCGTTGCGAAAGAGCCCGAAACCCAACTCTGGTTAGTCGGCGATGGGCCCTTGCGAAGTTCTCTCGAAGAGCAGGCCAGCCGTCTGGGGATCGCGAATCGAATCCACTTCTGGGGTTCACGCGGTGAGGTGGCCGACCTGCTCAAGGCCGCGGATGTATTTGTTTTTCCAAGCTTTTCCGAAGGATTGGGGCTTGCTGCCATCGAGGCCCAGGCTGCCGGTCTTCCTGTTGTGCTTGCCTCCCACCTCCCTGCGGAACTCGATGTCTTTCCGCAACTGTGCCAGCGTTTGGCCCTTGATGTGCCTCTGGAACAGTGGGTGCGTTCCATTCTGAATAGCCGAGAACTCAAACGGATCGAGGATTCCTGCCGCTTGTCGAAGCTCTCACAATCCGAGTTCTCGATCCATGCCAATGTGCACGCCCTTCGCAGAATCTATGCCAGCTAA
- a CDS encoding GumC family protein has translation MVDTPEEGLIPLARSLEKSRSLDLTIDPVRVPSFPAQEAPPSGLEATVPLSHYYWLFRRNAWRIGFFVLAATLLALALSMQMVPIYEATVTIDVDRQTPTGVIGQDSNRSMSNDADQYLATQVKMLQSDSVLRPVVDRYKLPLRKPSRFRLVAPYTEQQQKDAPVMLDGLKVSRPPNTYLMLVSYRSADPKLAADTVNAIANSYLDHSYNIRYQSSVGLSHFMEKQLDELHAKMEHSSAALLQFERDLNVISPEEKTNIISARLLQLNQEYTSAQADRVKKESAWRSIEGGSVAAAQVSTQGETMRKLDERLSEARQKLSEVQVHFGANHPENRKATAQVLELEKQLVALKTNIQQRVNVEFLEASSRENMLELQVRAAKRELDLLNSRSFEYQNLRREADADKKLYEELVRKIREAGINASFQNSAIRIADLARTPLEPVSPNLILNTGLAFLLSLLLAVGGVLLMDALDNTIRDPEQIKLGLGSELLGTLPEVKTWRHRIGLANNMDAGGALVRAAKDGYSAMSGYEESIRTLRNAILLTNFDRNLRSLLVTSAQPGEGKSTVAAHLALTHAMQGAKTLLIDGDMRRPSVHRRFAIENNLGLCGYLQGKGSLEELIQKSEASENLHILTAGSPNRRPDDWLRGRMDSIVENLLADYQLVILDAPPLLGFAEPLEMATSVDGVIVVTRAGSTSRKQVGSVLEMLTRLRANVLGVVLNQVNKSMGESYSYYGYYGKYYAAKERG, from the coding sequence ATGGTTGATACTCCAGAAGAAGGGCTCATCCCGCTCGCACGGAGCCTCGAAAAATCGCGCAGCCTCGATCTTACGATCGACCCGGTCCGCGTTCCCTCATTTCCAGCCCAAGAGGCGCCGCCGTCTGGTTTGGAAGCGACGGTTCCGCTCTCCCACTATTATTGGCTCTTCCGCCGCAATGCCTGGCGGATTGGCTTTTTTGTCCTGGCGGCAACGCTGCTGGCTCTTGCCCTTTCGATGCAGATGGTTCCGATCTATGAAGCGACAGTGACGATCGATGTCGACCGCCAGACTCCGACCGGAGTCATCGGCCAGGATTCCAATCGCTCGATGAGCAATGATGCGGATCAGTATCTGGCGACACAGGTCAAAATGTTGCAGTCGGATTCTGTCTTACGTCCGGTGGTCGATCGCTATAAGCTTCCGCTGCGCAAGCCCTCGCGATTCCGGCTTGTTGCACCCTATACCGAGCAACAGCAGAAAGATGCGCCGGTGATGCTCGATGGATTGAAAGTTTCACGGCCCCCCAATACCTATTTGATGTTAGTCAGCTATCGATCTGCCGACCCTAAGTTGGCCGCGGATACCGTGAATGCCATCGCGAATTCCTATCTCGATCACAGCTATAACATTCGATATCAGTCCTCGGTCGGGCTTTCTCACTTCATGGAAAAGCAACTGGACGAACTCCACGCGAAGATGGAACATTCCTCGGCAGCTCTCCTGCAATTTGAACGTGATCTGAATGTGATTTCTCCCGAAGAGAAGACCAATATCATTTCAGCCCGCCTGCTGCAACTGAATCAGGAATACACCTCGGCGCAGGCCGATCGAGTCAAGAAAGAATCTGCTTGGCGCAGCATTGAAGGAGGTTCCGTCGCGGCGGCCCAGGTGTCGACACAGGGCGAGACGATGCGGAAACTGGATGAGCGCCTCAGTGAGGCGCGCCAGAAATTGTCTGAGGTGCAAGTGCACTTTGGGGCGAATCATCCGGAGAATCGCAAAGCAACCGCTCAAGTCCTCGAGTTGGAAAAGCAACTGGTTGCTCTCAAGACGAATATCCAGCAGCGTGTCAATGTGGAATTCTTAGAAGCTTCCAGCCGCGAGAACATGTTGGAGTTGCAGGTCCGTGCGGCCAAGCGGGAACTGGATCTTCTGAACTCCCGAAGCTTTGAATACCAAAATCTGCGGCGGGAGGCAGACGCCGACAAGAAGCTCTATGAAGAACTGGTCCGCAAGATCCGGGAGGCGGGCATCAACGCAAGCTTTCAAAATAGTGCGATCCGGATTGCCGATCTGGCTCGTACTCCTCTCGAACCCGTATCGCCAAATCTCATTCTCAACACGGGGCTGGCCTTTTTGCTCTCGCTGCTCCTGGCTGTTGGTGGTGTGCTTCTCATGGATGCTCTCGACAATACCATTCGCGATCCGGAGCAGATCAAGTTGGGTCTGGGTTCTGAGTTACTGGGTACCTTACCCGAAGTGAAGACCTGGAGACACCGGATTGGGCTTGCGAACAACATGGATGCCGGAGGGGCATTGGTTCGTGCTGCCAAAGATGGATACTCGGCAATGAGCGGATACGAAGAGTCGATTCGCACGCTCCGCAATGCCATCTTACTCACAAACTTCGACCGGAACTTACGTTCTTTGCTGGTCACCAGTGCCCAGCCAGGAGAAGGGAAGTCGACTGTTGCGGCACATCTTGCATTGACGCATGCCATGCAAGGGGCAAAAACCCTGCTGATCGATGGCGATATGCGCCGCCCAAGTGTCCACCGCCGCTTTGCAATTGAGAACAATCTCGGCCTCTGCGGATATCTTCAGGGGAAGGGAAGTCTTGAGGAACTGATCCAGAAGTCGGAGGCCTCGGAGAATCTCCATATCCTTACGGCAGGCAGTCCCAATCGCCGTCCGGATGACTGGCTGCGGGGGCGCATGGATTCCATTGTCGAGAATCTGCTTGCGGACTACCAACTGGTGATCCTTGACGCACCCCCATTGCTCGGATTCGCGGAACCATTGGAAATGGCTACCAGCGTCGATGGCGTGATTGTTGTCACGCGCGCTGGTTCTACGTCTCGCAAGCAAGTGGGCAGTGTTCTCGAGATGCTCACTCGCTTGCGCGCCAATGTCCTCGGAGTGGTGCTCAATCAAGTGAACAAATCGATGGGTGAGAGCTATTCTTACTACGGCTATTACGGCAAATACTACGCCGCGAAAGAACGTGGGTAG
- a CDS encoding transposase, whose protein sequence is MVHDLREVRSLREGRQAQPSAAILDSHTLQSTPESGARAGYDGAKRRKGSKVHIAVAPLGHLLALHVIPAEEEDRAQVHPYSR, encoded by the coding sequence ATGGTTCATGACCTTCGAGAGGTACGGAGTTTGCGGGAAGGACGGCAGGCGCAACCGAGTGCGGCGATTCTCGATAGCCATACCTTGCAATCGACACCGGAAAGCGGAGCCCGAGCCGGCTATGACGGAGCAAAACGACGAAAAGGAAGCAAGGTCCATATTGCCGTTGCTCCCTTGGGGCATCTGTTGGCGCTTCACGTCATTCCCGCCGAGGAAGAGGATCGCGCACAGGTTCATCCATATTCTCGCTGA
- a CDS encoding lipopolysaccharide biosynthesis protein, with protein MSHLLSSAGAMTTMAPAPAASATKHWSTEAAWVVAANLSQAAGPFVSLLAISHLHGLDAAGRFAYALALTTPLYLLLSFQLKALLLTHSATEFSTAAAAGIRSFSSVLGVAVVFGLLLLATPLAGILLAARLVESWAELYQTDQQRRQRSWRVALSSILRSMLLLASILCAPSVEEAIALYLLLSFTLLVFLDMDAVRFEVEFESQVLRSFLLRGVLLGGVLFLQSAHANIPRLALDHFGDEASLGIFATLSVLMQTGNLISSSFGQGLVPTLMTASLTRVLGLAALPALAGLLTLGILTALGDFPLSLLGLQGQPNAHGALLALGVAQISVWPAAMIGYALTARRLYRQQIYLSIALNGVSGMGSLLLIPRFGPAGAAFVMGLTAATMLLLSFVLLARSPRGAVQ; from the coding sequence ATGTCGCATCTGCTGAGCAGCGCTGGCGCCATGACCACCATGGCGCCGGCCCCGGCGGCTTCCGCAACGAAACATTGGAGCACCGAAGCGGCCTGGGTCGTCGCTGCCAATCTCTCCCAGGCTGCGGGACCTTTTGTCAGCCTGCTGGCAATCTCTCATCTCCATGGCTTGGATGCGGCGGGGAGATTTGCCTATGCGCTGGCACTCACCACACCGCTCTATCTTCTGCTGAGCTTTCAACTAAAGGCCCTTCTCTTAACCCATAGTGCGACAGAGTTTTCTACAGCGGCTGCTGCCGGAATCCGTAGCTTTTCCAGTGTTCTGGGAGTTGCTGTTGTCTTTGGGTTGCTCCTACTGGCGACGCCCTTAGCGGGCATTCTATTGGCAGCGCGTCTGGTGGAATCCTGGGCGGAGCTTTATCAGACAGACCAGCAGCGGAGGCAGCGCAGTTGGCGCGTTGCCTTGAGTAGCATCTTGCGTTCGATGCTGTTGCTCGCATCGATTCTATGTGCCCCCAGCGTGGAAGAAGCGATCGCGCTGTACTTATTGCTGAGCTTCACCCTTCTGGTTTTCTTGGACATGGATGCAGTTCGTTTTGAGGTCGAGTTTGAATCGCAAGTCCTGAGAAGCTTCCTGCTGCGTGGAGTTTTGTTGGGTGGTGTGCTGTTTCTGCAGTCGGCCCACGCGAACATCCCTCGGCTTGCCTTGGATCATTTCGGCGACGAAGCATCGCTCGGGATCTTCGCGACACTCTCGGTTCTCATGCAGACCGGCAATCTGATTTCCTCCAGCTTTGGTCAGGGTTTGGTCCCAACATTGATGACCGCATCTCTGACACGAGTCCTGGGCTTGGCTGCCCTACCCGCTCTTGCCGGACTGCTGACTCTCGGGATCCTGACGGCTCTCGGGGATTTCCCGCTTTCCCTGTTGGGGCTGCAAGGACAGCCGAATGCGCATGGCGCGCTTCTCGCTCTTGGCGTTGCACAAATTAGCGTTTGGCCAGCGGCGATGATTGGCTACGCACTCACTGCTCGCCGTCTCTACCGCCAACAGATCTACCTCTCGATCGCGTTGAATGGTGTTTCTGGAATGGGAAGTCTACTGCTCATTCCCCGTTTCGGTCCGGCCGGCGCAGCTTTCGTCATGGGTTTGACTGCGGCAACGATGCTGCTGCTGTCCTTTGTTCTACTGGCGAGGAGTCCAAGGGGAGCAGTGCAATGA
- a CDS encoding plasmid mobilization protein yields the protein MPVYRPRTRLVNFRLSEDEYERLKDTCFRSGARSVSDYARAAVLAGAVEPSHENRWQELEISVRKLEDQLGRLMEKELVSAHG from the coding sequence TTGCCTGTCTATCGCCCCCGCACGCGTCTGGTGAATTTTCGTCTCAGTGAAGACGAGTATGAGCGGCTCAAAGATACCTGTTTTCGTTCTGGAGCCCGGAGTGTTTCTGACTATGCGCGCGCTGCCGTGCTGGCCGGCGCTGTGGAACCGTCTCATGAGAACCGTTGGCAGGAGTTGGAGATCTCAGTTCGCAAGCTCGAAGATCAGCTTGGCCGCCTGATGGAGAAAGAACTGGTGTCCGCTCATGGTTGA
- a CDS encoding glycosyltransferase family 4 protein translates to MPAKSIPSSLNVVIDQRLKRTPDGRVWTHTPPSYEFFEPALRVFDRVRVIARTIEVFEIPHQARLVNGPHLRVLPIPNFMGPLQYFCRRGEVRDSLKAISLLDGPFLLRIPSKTAFELAELLDAAGRPYATEMLTDPFDFFAPGVAPSGLARCFRPYFCRRSRELCARAVAANYITGSATRRANPAPNAEWAGSVSDVDLSAEAFVGPAEFPATGPIEIVTVGFLDLLYKGQDILIRALSRCHAMGLDFRLTFVGEGKRKAALLELARSCGIGDRVSITGALGGTAAVREYLQRAHLFTLPSRAEGIPRALLEAMAASLPAIATHVGAIPDLLDPQWIIPPGSVEALQEKLMQFAALRKQWSSIGHRNQTVARNFDRDLLEPLRLEFYRAILRQGLASQDALGHQVSDAA, encoded by the coding sequence ATGCCAGCTAAATCGATTCCATCCTCCTTGAATGTCGTCATCGACCAGCGCCTCAAACGGACGCCAGACGGCCGGGTCTGGACTCATACTCCGCCGTCCTATGAGTTTTTTGAACCAGCCTTGCGGGTGTTTGATCGTGTGCGTGTCATCGCTCGCACGATCGAAGTCTTCGAAATTCCTCACCAGGCCCGTCTTGTCAATGGTCCCCATCTCCGAGTTCTTCCGATTCCGAATTTCATGGGACCGCTGCAATACTTCTGCCGGCGCGGAGAAGTCCGCGATTCCCTCAAGGCCATCTCATTACTCGATGGCCCCTTTCTCCTGCGAATTCCTTCAAAGACGGCCTTCGAACTGGCGGAGTTGCTTGATGCTGCAGGAAGACCCTACGCGACCGAAATGCTGACTGATCCCTTTGATTTCTTTGCTCCAGGCGTGGCACCGAGTGGTCTTGCACGCTGCTTCCGGCCTTATTTTTGCCGTCGCTCCCGGGAACTCTGTGCGCGGGCTGTCGCCGCAAACTATATCACCGGTTCTGCGACGCGCCGGGCCAATCCAGCACCCAATGCGGAGTGGGCGGGGAGTGTTTCCGACGTCGACTTGAGTGCGGAAGCTTTTGTCGGCCCGGCGGAGTTCCCGGCTACCGGACCAATCGAGATCGTGACGGTGGGTTTTCTCGATCTGCTCTATAAAGGTCAGGATATTCTGATTCGTGCCCTCTCGCGTTGCCATGCGATGGGGCTGGATTTCCGGCTCACCTTTGTGGGAGAGGGCAAGCGAAAGGCCGCTTTGCTGGAGCTAGCGCGCTCCTGCGGGATCGGGGATCGAGTCTCGATCACAGGGGCCTTAGGGGGCACGGCCGCTGTACGCGAATATCTCCAGCGCGCCCATCTTTTCACGCTGCCTTCACGGGCGGAGGGTATTCCCCGGGCACTTCTCGAAGCCATGGCCGCGAGCTTGCCGGCGATTGCCACCCATGTGGGCGCGATCCCAGATCTTCTTGATCCACAGTGGATCATTCCTCCCGGTTCTGTGGAGGCGTTACAGGAAAAACTGATGCAATTTGCCGCACTTCGCAAGCAATGGTCCTCCATTGGGCACCGCAACCAAACAGTGGCCCGCAATTTTGATCGCGACTTACTCGAACCGTTGCGCCTTGAGTTCTATCGCGCAATTTTGCGGCAGGGTTTGGCTTCTCAGGACGCGCTCGGACATCAGGTTTCCGATGCCGCTTGA